TTCAGAAAGCTAAATCATTTGTCGGTAGTGGGGAGCATGGGATTTATATGTGGTATCTGAACACTAAAGTTTAAGGCCTAGGATTTTCATAGCATAACTAGACAAGGTAGTTATTGTTGACATTAGTTTTTCACGGTTGATTGTTTTTCAAATGAATTATGTATATTACAAACAATAATCTTATTTCTAATAATAAGCAACTTAATGTCAACCAAAATATCGATTTAAAATCATAAGAAAACCAAATTTTTTCAATAGTAAGACTCTtataataaattcaattaaataaatttaaataataatttcaCCTACTGTAATTGAACTATATTTTACTTCTATTTCACACCAAAAGAGAAAAGCCAAAATGTCAAAAGCATCTCAATATGACTCTGTAAAGTTCGAATCGTAATATACTACAAAGTCAGAGCGTATTTAAGGTTCTCTATCTTTAGCTTTTAAGAAAGCTctatccatgtatttgattattttTATCAATGTCTACTATCATCCCTTatctcaaaaataaataaaatgcttTGGAACAAATTGTTATAAATAGATTCTCTTCAAGTCAAATCGAATGAAAAGGTAAAGTTTTTGTTTAGAATAAACAATACAGACCGATGAAGAAATACAACAGAATTAGTTGTAAAGAGACTCTCTTAAAATAGCTGCAATGATCAGAGGAGTTTATCAATATTTAAATTCAGCTTGGGTGTTTAAATTTCCTTAAGAGCTAACCTTTTCTTTAATTTGCAGGTTGCACATTTGCAGGATGAATTGAGATTTGCCCAGGCTCGTCTGGCCTGTAGCTCAGAAAGGGCGTCATTGAGTCCACACCAACTAGACCACAGTTTCACTGAAATACCAGCTTCCTCCAATGACAGTCCTTATGGGCATTATTGTTCTCCTAATGAAATGTATTCAAGTCATCAAAGCCCATCTCAGAATACGACCATTTCTAGTGACAATAACGATGCATTTTTCCCCATCTACATACAAGAGTATTGCCAAGATCACTATCCTACGGCCCAACAAATTAATGTATATCGAGGCCAATAGAATATCATAGGAAGCAAGACCTTAGCATTGAGGAAAGCAAATTTCATTTCAGCCAGTAATGGCCCGTCTGGCTGGCCTCACAGACCCTAGCCATTTCAA
This genomic stretch from Cryptomeria japonica chromosome 8, Sugi_1.0, whole genome shotgun sequence harbors:
- the LOC131067047 gene encoding LOB domain-containing protein 14-like codes for the protein MACGGGVRTPCGACKFLRRKCVKGCVFAPYFSSEDLGASEFSAIHKIFGASNFSKLLQNIPSEEERYDAVASISYEAQSRLQDPIFGCVSHIFSLQRQVAHLQDELRFAQARLACSSERASLSPHQLDHSFTEIPASSNDSPYGHYCSPNEMYSSHQSPSQNTTISSDNNDAFFPIYIQEYCQDHYPTAQQINVYRGQ